A single window of Trueperaceae bacterium DNA harbors:
- a CDS encoding trypsin-like peptidase domain-containing protein, translating to MTSRFPLFAWLATLVLVLTAAFVTDRVTPVAHAQQDQAQQQDTRSTETEALLQSEQNTIQIVERYGDSVVSINVEVSGQRVDPFEGIPDEQIPPFFRQLPQQQQPPMRGSGSGFVINEDGQIVTNFHVVASALDDGSTELLDGASITVVFPSQTNIELDARVVGGNALYDLALLELEDPDRMPAEVTPIPIADSDEIRVGQKTIAIGNPFGFESTVTTGIVSALGRNLPLTDAIIPLIQTDAAINPGNSGGPLLNSNGELIGINTAIYPAITATGQRGFLGIGFAVPSNILRANLDQLQAGGIEDLSTRPRLGIGIESMREYPEAVRERLDLPEQGVAVLSVAPGSAAEEAGIREPEFQVQVNGQTIPVPTDVIVAVNGEEITSLGQLQSMIFSMNAGDVAELTILRNGEEITVPVELRVVPSEEPGQDQEQDQEQEQEQN from the coding sequence ATGACCTCACGATTTCCACTGTTCGCATGGCTGGCGACGCTGGTACTGGTACTGACGGCTGCGTTCGTCACCGACCGCGTCACACCTGTCGCCCACGCCCAGCAGGATCAGGCGCAGCAGCAGGACACCCGCTCCACCGAGACCGAGGCGCTGCTTCAGTCGGAACAGAACACCATCCAGATCGTCGAGAGGTACGGCGACAGCGTCGTGTCGATCAATGTCGAGGTGAGCGGACAGCGGGTCGACCCGTTCGAAGGCATCCCCGACGAACAGATCCCGCCGTTCTTCCGCCAGCTTCCCCAGCAGCAGCAACCGCCCATGCGCGGCAGCGGCAGCGGCTTCGTGATCAACGAGGACGGCCAGATAGTCACCAACTTCCACGTGGTGGCCTCGGCCCTCGACGACGGCTCCACCGAGCTGCTCGACGGGGCGAGCATCACCGTGGTCTTCCCCAGCCAGACGAACATCGAGCTCGACGCCCGGGTCGTGGGCGGCAACGCCCTCTACGATCTGGCTCTGCTCGAGCTCGAAGATCCCGACCGCATGCCGGCCGAAGTGACGCCCATCCCGATCGCCGATTCCGACGAGATCCGTGTCGGGCAGAAGACGATCGCTATCGGCAACCCCTTCGGCTTCGAGTCGACCGTCACTACCGGCATCGTCTCGGCCCTGGGGCGCAATCTGCCCCTCACCGACGCGATCATCCCGCTCATCCAGACCGACGCCGCCATCAACCCGGGGAACTCGGGGGGCCCACTGCTCAACTCGAACGGCGAGCTCATCGGCATCAACACCGCCATCTATCCGGCTATCACCGCCACCGGCCAGCGTGGCTTCCTGGGCATAGGTTTCGCCGTGCCTAGCAACATCCTCCGGGCTAACCTCGATCAGCTGCAGGCCGGCGGCATCGAAGACTTGAGCACCCGGCCGCGACTGGGCATCGGTATCGAGAGCATGCGGGAGTACCCGGAAGCGGTCAGAGAACGCCTGGACCTGCCCGAACAGGGCGTAGCGGTTCTCTCCGTCGCACCCGGTTCGGCCGCCGAGGAGGCAGGCATACGCGAGCCGGAGTTCCAGGTGCAGGTGAACGGCCAGACGATCCCGGTCCCGACCGATGTGATCGTTGCGGTGAACGGCGAAGAGATCACCAGCCTGGGTCAACTGCAGTCGATGATCTTCTCCATGAACGCCGGCGACGTTGCCGAACTCACCATCCTGCGTAACGGCGAGGAGATCACCGTGCCGGTCGAGCTTCGGGTCGTTCCGAGCGAGGAGCCGGGTCAGGACCAGGAACAGGACCAGGAACAGGAGCAGGAACAGAACTAG
- a CDS encoding DUF3248 domain-containing protein, whose protein sequence is MSEADIKRALTQALSEQGVSAENIETLASQLLWRVGRVSDDSPVTVRVGFASGAALFADLPRLRSATDAEIEAAVEEGTLRVEWVGQLNAR, encoded by the coding sequence GTGAGCGAAGCCGACATAAAACGCGCGCTGACGCAGGCGTTGAGCGAGCAGGGGGTGAGCGCAGAGAACATCGAAACGCTCGCTTCGCAACTCCTCTGGAGGGTCGGACGGGTCTCGGACGACAGCCCGGTGACGGTGCGGGTGGGGTTCGCCAGTGGCGCCGCCCTGTTCGCCGACCTGCCCCGCCTCCGCAGCGCCACGGATGCCGAGATCGAGGCCGCGGTGGAGGAGGGCACTCTACGGGTCGAATGGGTTGGTCAACTGAACGCTCGTTAG
- a CDS encoding DUF368 domain-containing protein: protein MRRDTSVESSRTGAGIAGLIPIYLRGVAMGAADIIPGVSGGTMALILGIYERLIEALRSIARPPFLRALFSGKFGRAFAIIDAAFLVALVAGIATSVVTLARLLSHLLETHPEFVFAFFFGLVFASVILVAQRIRSVTLWSWLLFAAGAVAAFLLVGLSPAETPDAAWFLFLSGAVAISALLLPGISGAFVLVLLGKYSYVLGAVTRGDIGALLAVGAGAVFGVLSFTQLLGWLFRKYHDATLALLCGVMLGSLRKVWPWQAEVDGRLVNLLPKDGFWSADGGAGWAILLALVGALLVVGLDYVAAQEERRAEAARRPAEAD from the coding sequence GTGCGAAGGGATACTTCGGTCGAAAGCAGCCGCACCGGCGCTGGCATAGCGGGCCTGATCCCCATCTACCTCCGCGGCGTGGCGATGGGGGCCGCAGACATCATCCCGGGAGTCTCCGGCGGAACGATGGCGTTGATCCTCGGCATCTACGAGCGTCTCATAGAGGCGTTGCGCTCGATCGCCAGGCCGCCGTTCCTGCGGGCGTTGTTCTCCGGGAAGTTCGGAAGAGCCTTCGCTATCATCGACGCCGCCTTCCTGGTGGCGCTGGTGGCGGGGATAGCCACCTCGGTGGTCACCCTGGCGCGGCTGCTCTCGCATCTGCTCGAGACGCATCCCGAGTTCGTGTTCGCCTTCTTCTTCGGCCTCGTGTTCGCCTCGGTGATCCTGGTGGCGCAGCGGATCAGGAGCGTGACGCTCTGGAGCTGGCTCCTCTTCGCCGCTGGGGCGGTCGCAGCCTTCCTGCTGGTTGGGCTCAGCCCCGCGGAGACCCCCGACGCCGCATGGTTCCTCTTCCTGAGCGGCGCAGTGGCGATAAGCGCGCTGCTGCTGCCGGGAATCTCGGGCGCTTTCGTGCTGGTGCTGCTCGGCAAGTACAGCTACGTACTTGGCGCCGTGACTCGAGGCGACATAGGTGCGCTGCTGGCCGTGGGGGCGGGAGCCGTATTCGGCGTGCTCTCCTTCACCCAGCTCCTCGGCTGGCTCTTCCGCAAGTACCACGACGCCACCCTGGCGCTCCTGTGCGGAGTGATGCTGGGTTCGCTCCGCAAGGTGTGGCCGTGGCAGGCCGAGGTCGACGGCCGACTCGTGAACCTGCTCCCCAAGGATGGGTTCTGGTCGGCCGACGGCGGCGCAGGCTGGGCGATCCTCCTCGCGCTCGTTGGCGCCCTCCTCGTCGTGGGCCTCGACTACGTCGCTGCTCAGGAGGAACGAAGAGCGGAAGCGGCGCGGCGGCCGGCAGAGGCCGACTGA
- the mnmE gene encoding tRNA uridine-5-carboxymethylaminomethyl(34) synthesis GTPase MnmE, whose protein sequence is MALPPSNDTIAAIATAPGVGAVGIVRVSGPNTWMLADRVFRPLAGPSPSRLPPARVTLGRIFDDERLIDEALLLNFRAPHSYTGQDLIELQTHGGPAVLREVLEVCLRNGARLAGPGEFTLRAYLSGRIDLVQAESVLSLVNAQSETARRQAALGLSRALSERLDLIQNQLTRVFGNLQAVFDYPDEGVPESERREPLESALAQVDELLATARAGDMAVRGARIALVGRPNAGKSSLLNALLGYERSLVSDTPGTTRDYLEAPLTLAGIPVTAIDTAGIRDTGDAIEASGVSRARDLAAQADLVLCLLDSSAPLGEEELELARSLDPQRTLLVASKSDLAAAWSDPPGTKPLRVSTITGEGQAALKEAIREHLTGDAGSSELWITSERHAQALRLAREHVERALDAPDDLAALDLEEALRALATITGREGIAEEALEHIFANFCVGK, encoded by the coding sequence ATGGCCCTGCCGCCCAGCAACGACACCATCGCCGCCATCGCCACCGCCCCGGGAGTAGGGGCCGTGGGGATAGTGAGGGTCTCGGGCCCCAACACCTGGATGCTCGCCGACCGGGTCTTCCGCCCCCTGGCCGGTCCCTCGCCCTCGAGGCTGCCGCCGGCGCGCGTCACCCTGGGGCGCATCTTCGACGACGAGAGGCTCATCGACGAGGCTCTGCTGCTCAACTTCCGCGCACCGCACTCGTACACCGGCCAGGACCTCATCGAACTGCAGACCCATGGCGGTCCGGCGGTGCTGCGGGAGGTCCTGGAGGTGTGCCTGCGCAACGGGGCGCGGCTGGCGGGACCGGGCGAATTCACACTGCGCGCCTACCTCTCTGGCCGCATCGATCTGGTGCAGGCAGAGAGCGTGCTGAGCCTGGTGAACGCCCAGTCGGAAACCGCCAGGAGGCAGGCAGCGCTGGGCCTGTCGCGAGCCTTGAGCGAGCGCCTGGACCTCATCCAGAACCAGCTGACCAGGGTGTTCGGGAACCTGCAGGCCGTCTTCGACTACCCGGACGAAGGGGTGCCGGAGAGCGAGCGCCGGGAACCGCTGGAAAGCGCGCTCGCCCAGGTCGACGAGCTCCTGGCAACCGCGCGTGCCGGCGACATGGCCGTACGGGGCGCCAGGATCGCTCTGGTTGGGCGACCGAACGCCGGCAAGTCGAGCCTGCTCAACGCCCTTCTGGGATACGAACGCTCACTAGTCAGCGACACGCCTGGCACCACTCGCGACTATCTCGAGGCGCCACTGACGCTGGCCGGGATTCCGGTGACGGCGATAGACACCGCCGGCATCCGCGACACGGGCGACGCGATCGAAGCCTCGGGCGTGTCGCGCGCCCGCGATCTCGCGGCTCAGGCCGACCTGGTCCTCTGCCTGCTCGACTCAAGCGCGCCGCTGGGCGAAGAGGAGCTCGAGCTCGCCCGCTCGCTCGACCCGCAACGAACCCTGCTCGTGGCCTCGAAGTCCGACCTCGCCGCCGCCTGGAGCGACCCGCCGGGGACGAAGCCCCTCCGGGTCTCGACGATCACCGGAGAGGGGCAGGCCGCCCTCAAGGAAGCGATCCGCGAACACCTCACGGGCGACGCCGGGTCGAGCGAGCTGTGGATAACCAGCGAACGGCACGCCCAGGCGCTGCGACTGGCGCGCGAACACGTGGAGCGGGCGCTGGATGCTCCCGACGACCTGGCCGCTCTGGACCTGGAGGAGGCGTTGCGGGCGCTCGCCACCATCACGGGCCGCGAGGGGATCGCCGAGGAGGCGCTCGAGCACATCTTCGCCAACTTCTGCGTGGGGAAGTAG
- a CDS encoding YitT family protein: MDQEQRTERQPIPDQNPPTVVAEPRARADKRVARALLRIRAPLRVRLFNVLLLTLGAIAGALGFNLFLEPGNVAPGGILGLTLVVNQFLPFQIPNGVLLLVLNVPLLYLGYRTLGGASFMFRTLYVVAVMTISIDLSAPLLPAGGVSDDALLNALYGGAVSGAANALIIRAFGNMGGTAILGRVIQRRTGMPIGQIYLMTDGLIVVLLGLAFGWERALYSLIALFVSGLVTDYGIEGPSIVRTVFIITEHPRDVAAALQAGLRTGVTAWAGEGMYQGSQRTVLFCTVNRAEVRELRRIVHETDPAGFLVVGQGQSASGGTIGRSDAPG; this comes from the coding sequence ATGGACCAAGAGCAGCGCACGGAAAGGCAACCGATCCCGGACCAGAATCCTCCTACCGTGGTGGCGGAACCCCGGGCGCGGGCCGACAAGCGGGTAGCCCGAGCGTTGCTGCGCATCAGGGCACCACTCCGGGTGCGCCTCTTCAACGTGCTGCTGCTCACCCTCGGCGCGATCGCCGGGGCGCTCGGCTTCAACCTCTTCCTCGAGCCAGGCAACGTCGCGCCGGGCGGCATCCTGGGCCTGACACTGGTGGTCAACCAGTTCCTGCCGTTCCAGATCCCGAACGGCGTTCTGCTGCTCGTTCTCAACGTGCCGCTCCTCTACCTGGGCTATCGCACGCTGGGAGGAGCATCGTTCATGTTCCGGACCCTCTACGTGGTCGCGGTGATGACGATCTCCATAGACCTGAGCGCGCCGCTCCTGCCGGCCGGCGGCGTGAGCGACGATGCGCTTCTCAACGCGCTATACGGCGGCGCGGTGAGCGGGGCCGCCAACGCGCTGATCATCCGAGCCTTCGGCAACATGGGTGGCACCGCCATCCTGGGGCGCGTGATCCAGCGGCGCACCGGCATGCCGATCGGTCAGATCTACCTGATGACCGACGGCCTGATCGTCGTCCTGCTGGGTCTGGCGTTCGGCTGGGAGCGAGCCCTCTACTCGCTGATCGCCCTGTTCGTGAGCGGACTGGTCACCGACTACGGGATCGAGGGGCCGTCCATCGTGCGCACCGTGTTCATAATCACCGAGCACCCGCGCGACGTGGCAGCCGCCCTCCAGGCGGGCCTCCGCACCGGGGTGACTGCCTGGGCCGGGGAAGGCATGTATCAGGGCAGCCAGCGTACGGTCCTCTTCTGCACGGTCAACAGGGCCGAGGTGAGGGAGCTGAGGCGCATCGTGCATGAGACCGACCCGGCCGGGTTCCTGGTGGTGGGTCAGGGGCAGAGCGCCTCGGGGGGAACCATCGGCAGGAGCGACGCCCCCGGCTGA
- a CDS encoding HDIG domain-containing protein, with product MSMRDDAYELMTEWTASDSLRKHMLAVEAAVTAYARRFGEDEDLWAATALLHDFDYERHPEPNEQGHPYVGVAHLRSLGYPEVMTDAIMGHADYSGVPRETLLAKTLYACDEITGLISAAVLVRPDRDIANQTLKSLKKKFKDKAFARGVKREDVERGAQELGVELWDHVQFVLEAMQARAAELELDGRQAAVSDS from the coding sequence ATGAGCATGCGCGACGACGCCTATGAACTGATGACCGAGTGGACGGCCTCGGATAGCCTCCGCAAGCACATGTTGGCCGTGGAGGCGGCGGTAACTGCCTACGCCCGGCGTTTCGGCGAGGACGAGGATCTGTGGGCAGCGACGGCGCTGCTGCACGACTTCGACTACGAACGCCACCCGGAACCGAACGAGCAGGGGCACCCCTACGTTGGCGTCGCCCACTTGCGCTCGCTGGGCTATCCGGAGGTGATGACCGACGCGATCATGGGCCATGCCGACTACAGTGGCGTGCCCCGCGAAACCCTCCTCGCCAAGACGCTCTACGCCTGCGACGAGATAACCGGGCTCATAAGCGCGGCGGTCCTCGTGCGCCCCGACCGGGACATCGCCAATCAGACTCTGAAGAGCCTCAAGAAGAAGTTCAAGGACAAGGCGTTCGCCCGCGGCGTGAAGCGCGAGGATGTCGAACGTGGTGCCCAGGAGTTGGGCGTTGAGCTATGGGATCACGTGCAGTTCGTGCTGGAGGCCATGCAGGCGCGGGCGGCCGAGCTGGAGCTCGATGGCCGCCAGGCGGCGGTGAGCGACTCGTAG
- the hemL gene encoding glutamate-1-semialdehyde 2,1-aminomutase — MESRVSRELFARAKALIPGGVNSPVRAFGAVGGTPPFIDRALGSRLWDADGNEYIDLVGSWGPMILGHNHPAVVEALEAALKDGVSFGAPTRREVELAELVLSLYPACERIRFVNSGTEATMSALRLARGATGRDGIIKFAGNYHGHADSLLVAAGSGALTTGVPSSAGVPAATVRHTLVARYNDLDSVRELFEAHPDGIAAVILEPVAGNMGVVAPTPQFIAGLRELTREHGALLVVDEVMTGFRLAPGGAVERFGLEPDLVCWGKIIGGGLPVGAYGGPAQLMEQVSPSGAVYQAGTLSGNPLAMAAGKATLETIRATPDLYQVLESRGERLERELAESAAEAGVEGRVNRVGSMLTLFFTSEPVADFESATSSDLESFKRFFHGLLERGVYWPASQFEAAFLSYAHSGEEIGRVTEAARSALARLSA; from the coding sequence ATGGAATCGCGCGTCTCACGAGAGTTGTTCGCCCGCGCCAAAGCGCTCATTCCCGGCGGGGTGAACTCCCCGGTCCGGGCCTTCGGGGCAGTCGGCGGTACTCCGCCCTTCATCGACCGTGCCCTGGGGAGTCGACTCTGGGACGCCGACGGTAACGAGTACATAGACCTGGTTGGCTCCTGGGGGCCCATGATCCTCGGCCACAACCACCCCGCGGTGGTGGAAGCCCTCGAAGCCGCCCTGAAGGACGGCGTCTCGTTCGGCGCGCCCACCCGGCGCGAGGTCGAACTAGCCGAACTCGTCCTCTCGCTCTACCCCGCTTGCGAGCGGATCCGCTTCGTCAACTCGGGCACCGAGGCGACGATGAGCGCCCTGCGGCTCGCCCGTGGAGCTACCGGCCGCGACGGCATCATCAAGTTCGCGGGCAACTACCACGGTCACGCCGACTCGCTGCTGGTGGCGGCCGGCTCGGGTGCGCTCACTACCGGCGTGCCCTCCTCTGCCGGAGTCCCAGCGGCCACCGTGCGGCACACCCTGGTCGCTCGCTACAACGACCTCGACTCGGTACGCGAACTGTTCGAGGCCCACCCCGACGGGATCGCGGCCGTGATCCTCGAGCCGGTGGCGGGCAACATGGGCGTGGTCGCACCCACCCCGCAGTTCATCGCCGGCCTGCGCGAACTCACCCGTGAGCATGGGGCGTTGCTGGTTGTGGACGAGGTGATGACCGGCTTCCGGCTCGCACCCGGAGGGGCCGTCGAACGGTTCGGGCTCGAACCCGACCTCGTCTGCTGGGGGAAGATCATCGGCGGAGGTTTGCCGGTGGGCGCCTACGGCGGCCCCGCCCAGCTGATGGAGCAGGTCTCCCCCAGCGGGGCGGTTTATCAGGCCGGCACCCTCTCCGGCAACCCGCTGGCGATGGCGGCCGGGAAGGCCACGCTCGAGACCATACGGGCCACGCCCGACCTCTACCAGGTGCTCGAGAGCCGCGGTGAGCGGCTCGAACGGGAGCTCGCCGAGTCCGCCGCGGAAGCAGGAGTCGAGGGCCGAGTCAACCGCGTAGGCTCTATGCTCACCCTCTTCTTCACGAGCGAGCCGGTGGCCGACTTCGAGAGCGCAACGAGCAGCGACCTGGAGTCGTTCAAGCGCTTCTTCCACGGACTGCTGGAGAGGGGCGTCTACTGGCCGGCCAGCCAGTTCGAGGCGGCTTTCCTCAGCTACGCCCACAGTGGCGAGGAGATCGGGCGGGTGACCGAAGCAGCCAGGTCGGCGCTGGCCCGGCTCTCGGCCTGA
- the lepB gene encoding signal peptidase I — MANSEAKARSGGKKSFSERFWAEVRGYAEALVIAFLVVTFVFNTVGVVGSSMRPNLNGGVGSGNLLQSLLTGDRVFIPKYDTWLRRAGILGEYSRGDIVVVREPANSPTAQERTRRPFFIKRVIAGPGDHLWIEDGQVYVNHHPIDQSYITATGEIDPDPIDFPVITQQGGEITGFVVEFRRTVRGTPVPQLPSGRFQPDPVSVDNPWVQLYYGGTIDALAPIPEDAPEGEPFVHELIIPEGYYFVMGDNRQQSKGGSEDSRYFGPIEAITIAGQATAVIWPPRRDGEWNWRLLQPPEAFAEIPPPPEH, encoded by the coding sequence ATGGCAAATTCCGAGGCAAAAGCGCGCTCCGGCGGGAAGAAGAGCTTCTCCGAGCGCTTCTGGGCGGAGGTGCGGGGTTACGCGGAAGCGCTGGTCATCGCCTTTCTCGTCGTCACCTTCGTCTTCAACACCGTGGGCGTGGTCGGGTCCTCGATGCGGCCGAACCTGAACGGCGGTGTAGGCAGCGGCAACCTCCTTCAGTCGCTCCTCACCGGAGACCGGGTCTTCATCCCCAAGTACGACACGTGGCTGCGCCGCGCCGGCATCCTGGGGGAGTACAGTCGCGGAGATATCGTCGTCGTGCGTGAGCCGGCCAACTCTCCCACCGCGCAGGAGCGTACCCGCCGTCCCTTCTTCATCAAGCGGGTCATAGCCGGACCGGGAGATCACCTCTGGATCGAGGACGGCCAGGTCTATGTCAACCACCATCCCATCGACCAGAGCTACATCACGGCCACGGGCGAGATCGACCCCGATCCGATAGATTTCCCGGTCATCACCCAGCAGGGCGGTGAGATCACCGGATTCGTCGTCGAGTTCCGCCGCACCGTGAGGGGCACACCCGTGCCTCAGCTGCCCAGCGGCCGCTTCCAACCCGACCCGGTGAGCGTCGACAACCCTTGGGTACAGCTCTACTACGGCGGCACCATCGATGCCCTCGCACCCATCCCCGAGGACGCTCCAGAGGGCGAGCCGTTCGTGCACGAGTTGATCATCCCCGAGGGCTACTACTTCGTGATGGGTGACAACCGTCAGCAGTCGAAGGGCGGAAGCGAGGACTCGCGCTACTTCGGCCCGATCGAGGCGATCACGATAGCGGGCCAGGCGACGGCGGTGATTTGGCCGCCCCGACGCGATGGGGAGTGGAACTGGCGTTTGCTGCAGCCACCCGAGGCCTTCGCCGAGATCCCTCCGCCACCCGAACACTGA
- a CDS encoding phosphatase PAP2 family protein translates to MDTIRSLQSVASPALDALALAVTNLGHEFSYVALLVIAYLVLDPQRGRRLGIYVLIAFYLNGLLKGAFDTARPYLLDPSVLRSHAAELTGPGAGFPSGHAQGAATFWGIGALYVRRGWFTVLALLLIALISLSRLYLGVHLPVDVVAGLALGALLVALAPLLDRLHLSTSVPVQIAAGIALPLLLHLFLPTPDSGLILGGLAAFLTAPLILAYEPPEGWGRRVFVGVLGLLLVFTGLFGSSAILPEALKRNPFGDFARYLLLAYVGLLIAPAIARALFGRALFGAVR, encoded by the coding sequence ATGGACACGATAAGGAGTCTGCAGAGCGTCGCCTCGCCCGCTCTCGACGCGCTCGCCCTTGCCGTCACCAACCTTGGACACGAGTTCAGCTACGTGGCGCTGCTGGTCATCGCCTACCTCGTACTCGACCCGCAGCGCGGGCGACGCCTGGGGATCTACGTGCTGATCGCCTTCTACCTCAACGGTTTGCTCAAAGGAGCTTTCGACACGGCGCGCCCCTACCTGCTCGACCCGTCGGTGCTGCGTTCGCACGCCGCCGAGCTCACCGGGCCCGGTGCCGGCTTCCCGAGCGGTCACGCCCAAGGGGCTGCCACGTTCTGGGGCATCGGCGCGCTCTACGTGCGCCGCGGCTGGTTCACGGTTCTCGCCCTGCTCCTCATCGCCCTCATATCGCTCAGCCGCCTCTACCTGGGCGTCCACCTGCCCGTCGACGTCGTGGCCGGCCTCGCACTGGGCGCCTTGCTCGTGGCGCTGGCGCCGCTGCTGGACAGGCTCCACCTGAGCACCTCGGTACCGGTTCAGATCGCGGCGGGCATCGCACTGCCGCTGCTCCTGCACCTGTTCTTGCCGACACCCGACTCGGGTCTCATCCTGGGCGGGTTGGCCGCCTTCCTCACCGCGCCGCTCATCCTGGCTTACGAGCCACCGGAAGGCTGGGGACGTCGTGTGTTCGTGGGCGTCCTGGGACTGTTGCTCGTCTTCACCGGACTGTTCGGCTCGAGCGCGATCCTGCCCGAGGCGCTCAAACGAAATCCGTTCGGCGATTTCGCGCGCTACCTGCTGCTCGCCTACGTAGGGCTCCTGATCGCGCCGGCGATCGCCCGGGCACTCTTCGGCCGCGCGCTCTTCGGCGCTGTCAGATGA
- the lepB gene encoding signal peptidase I, translating into MEARGTAGRARTVVRNVLESLLVAALIVTFIVSGVAISGESMEPTLFDGERAVVPRYETWLHRLGIGAFERGDIVYFPSPEQEPGAVCPWFCTHLIKRVVAVGGDTVALRNGQLILNGVAVEEPYLNGSWHGSFTMSQVVVPEGSVFVLGDNRGPYGSFDSRVFGPVPRRTLEGRAAWVVWPLFRRDASGDWHWNVRRLRSPDYESLTAAWRPSSSSSAARACMASSTNCT; encoded by the coding sequence GTGGAGGCCAGAGGGACCGCGGGACGAGCGCGGACGGTGGTTCGCAACGTCCTCGAGTCACTCCTGGTCGCGGCATTGATCGTCACTTTCATCGTAAGCGGAGTAGCGATATCGGGCGAGTCGATGGAGCCGACTTTGTTCGACGGGGAGCGGGCGGTGGTGCCCCGTTACGAGACCTGGCTGCACCGCCTGGGAATCGGAGCGTTCGAACGGGGCGACATCGTCTACTTCCCCAGTCCAGAGCAGGAACCGGGAGCGGTGTGTCCCTGGTTCTGCACCCATCTGATAAAGCGGGTAGTCGCGGTCGGTGGCGATACCGTCGCGCTGAGGAACGGCCAGCTGATCCTGAACGGTGTGGCGGTCGAGGAGCCGTATCTGAACGGGAGCTGGCACGGCTCTTTCACGATGTCGCAGGTCGTCGTCCCCGAGGGCAGCGTCTTCGTGCTCGGTGACAACCGCGGACCGTACGGCTCGTTCGATTCACGAGTGTTCGGACCGGTTCCGCGTCGGACGCTAGAAGGGCGAGCGGCCTGGGTCGTGTGGCCGCTCTTCCGCCGTGACGCCAGCGGCGACTGGCACTGGAACGTACGCCGGCTGAGGTCTCCCGACTACGAGTCGCTCACCGCCGCCTGGCGGCCATCGAGCTCCAGCTCGGCCGCCCGCGCCTGCATGGCCTCCAGCACGAACTGCACGTGA
- a CDS encoding patatin-like phospholipase family protein: protein MRQRQREKRVGLVLSGGGARGFAHIGVLRVLEEAGIEVDVVAGTSMGAILGALYAHGYKADDLHLLASSLKWRDIVDLSLQGGLMKGEKLANWLSAYLPDRFEELARPLAVTTTDVETGEEVTLMKGDLIAAVRASSCFPGAFEPVQIGGRTLADGGIINNLPVDAAAFLGATATIASDATPPRRSSYDEGQNDGNWWERMVANVRLERRSPMLQMLLRSSDIMQSILTDIQYTMHPADLLVKLDMPEIRVESFREYDRIVALGEEAARRAFTAAGLIETSGNADLATSGRERLQL from the coding sequence ATGAGGCAACGCCAGCGCGAGAAGCGCGTCGGTCTGGTGCTATCGGGCGGCGGAGCGCGCGGCTTCGCGCACATCGGCGTGCTTCGCGTACTCGAGGAGGCCGGCATCGAGGTGGACGTCGTCGCAGGCACCTCGATGGGCGCGATCCTGGGGGCGCTCTATGCCCACGGCTACAAGGCCGACGACCTCCACCTGCTGGCTTCTAGTCTCAAGTGGCGCGACATCGTCGACCTCTCCCTGCAAGGCGGCCTGATGAAGGGGGAGAAACTGGCGAACTGGCTCTCTGCCTACCTGCCGGATCGCTTCGAGGAGCTCGCCAGACCGTTGGCCGTGACCACTACCGATGTGGAGACCGGCGAAGAGGTGACCCTCATGAAGGGGGACCTGATAGCGGCGGTGCGGGCTTCGAGCTGCTTCCCCGGAGCCTTCGAACCGGTACAGATCGGCGGCCGCACCCTCGCCGACGGCGGCATCATCAACAACCTGCCGGTCGACGCGGCCGCCTTCCTTGGAGCGACAGCCACGATCGCCAGCGACGCCACTCCGCCCCGCCGGTCGAGCTACGACGAGGGGCAGAACGACGGTAACTGGTGGGAGCGGATGGTCGCCAACGTGAGGCTCGAGCGGCGTTCGCCGATGCTTCAGATGCTCCTTCGCTCCTCCGACATCATGCAGAGCATCCTCACGGACATCCAGTACACGATGCACCCGGCCGACCTGCTCGTGAAGCTCGACATGCCTGAGATACGGGTCGAGTCTTTCCGCGAGTACGATCGGATCGTCGCCCTGGGCGAGGAAGCGGCAAGGCGAGCCTTCACGGCCGCGGGCCTGATCGAGACGAGCGGGAATGCGGACCTGGCGACTTCCGGCCGGGAACGGCTACAGCTCTGA